One stretch of Roseimicrobium sp. ORNL1 DNA includes these proteins:
- the glgA gene encoding glycogen synthase: MKALFLTNEYPPNIYGGAGIHVQYLTKELSRLCDVDVRCFGDQNEMLNGHLKVTGYGLNTDLWTCPKPLASVFAAVQRGLSFNTTNIDADVVHLHTWYSHLGGILAKLNYGIPMVLTVHSLEPLRPWKREQLGGGYDFSCWVEKTAIEMADAIVAVSQETKVDVLRFFHADPKKIHVIHNGIDPEEYKKVHAPEVLQKHGVDPNKPFVLFVGRIARQKGIVHLVRAIKHMDPGYQVVLCAGAPDTPEIAVEMQQAVAEAQKTRDGIVWIQAMLPVEEKIALYSHAEVFCCPSIYEPFGIINLEAMACETAVVASAVGGIKEVVLPGETGLLVPLLQQSESPYEASHPEQYSHDLAEGINRLMADEPLRTRMAKAGRERAEQHFSWRAIAEKTHELYESLVKR; encoded by the coding sequence ATGAAAGCCCTTTTCCTGACCAACGAGTATCCACCAAACATCTACGGTGGCGCCGGCATCCATGTCCAGTACCTCACGAAGGAACTCTCCCGCCTCTGCGATGTGGATGTGCGCTGCTTCGGCGATCAGAATGAGATGCTCAACGGCCACCTCAAGGTCACAGGCTACGGGCTGAACACGGATCTCTGGACCTGCCCCAAGCCGCTCGCCAGCGTCTTCGCGGCGGTGCAGCGTGGCTTGAGCTTCAACACCACCAACATCGACGCTGATGTGGTGCACCTGCACACATGGTATTCCCACCTCGGTGGCATCCTCGCGAAGCTGAACTACGGCATTCCCATGGTGCTCACGGTGCACTCCCTGGAACCGCTGCGCCCGTGGAAGCGCGAGCAGCTCGGCGGTGGTTATGACTTCAGCTGCTGGGTAGAGAAGACGGCGATTGAAATGGCAGACGCCATTGTCGCAGTATCTCAGGAGACCAAGGTTGATGTGCTGCGCTTCTTCCACGCCGACCCGAAGAAGATTCACGTCATCCACAACGGCATCGACCCTGAGGAATACAAGAAGGTGCATGCCCCGGAAGTGCTGCAGAAGCATGGAGTGGACCCGAACAAGCCGTTCGTGCTCTTCGTGGGACGCATCGCCCGGCAAAAGGGCATCGTGCACCTCGTGCGCGCCATCAAGCACATGGACCCCGGCTATCAGGTGGTGCTCTGCGCCGGCGCGCCGGACACCCCCGAGATCGCGGTGGAAATGCAACAGGCTGTGGCCGAAGCCCAGAAGACCCGTGACGGCATTGTGTGGATTCAGGCCATGCTCCCGGTGGAGGAGAAGATCGCCCTGTACTCGCACGCGGAAGTCTTCTGCTGCCCGTCCATCTACGAACCCTTTGGCATCATCAATTTGGAGGCCATGGCCTGTGAAACTGCCGTGGTCGCCAGCGCCGTGGGTGGCATCAAAGAGGTAGTCTTGCCCGGCGAAACCGGCCTGCTGGTGCCCTTGCTTCAGCAATCGGAAAGCCCCTATGAGGCCTCACACCCAGAGCAATACAGCCACGATCTTGCAGAAGGCATTAACCGCCTGATGGCCGACGAGCCCCTGCGCACCCGCATGGCCAAGGCCGGCCGTGAACGCGCCGAGCAGCACTTCTCGTGGCGCGCCATCGCGGAGAAGACGCATGAACTGTACGAGTCACTGGTGAAGAGGTAA
- a CDS encoding MBL fold metallo-hydrolase, with amino-acid sequence MKITFHGAAETTTGSQHLLEVNGQRILLDCGLYQGHRGDAFERNRHFPFDPKELDAVVLSHAHIDHSGNLPNLVKQGYEGNIYATDATRDLCSVMLPDSAHIQESDVQWLNKKRAKQGLPLLEPAYNRMDAEKCLRQFVTLNYNRPMLVADGVKFTFIDAGHILGAAQVILDIDDRETGKKSRLLFSGDVGRPKSDLLNPPEPSEGIDYVIMESTYGGREHELENASDDHLCEIINATLERNGKILIPSFAVERTQQLLYSLNKLRDSNCFPPIPIFVDSPLAVSATEIFRLHPECFNQEVYQFLFEKRNPFGFEGLRFIREANESRQLNDLKEPAIIIAASGMCESGRILHHLRNHVGEATTTVLFVGYCAEHTLGWKLRNGARKVNILGDEFVVNARIEILDSYSGHADHSKLLDWFSRVGGSKKEVFLVHGEPERSEAFRAALAPKHTSGKVRVAKLHESVTL; translated from the coding sequence ATGAAAATCACCTTCCACGGCGCCGCGGAAACCACCACGGGCTCACAGCATCTTCTTGAGGTCAATGGCCAGCGCATCCTCTTGGATTGTGGCCTGTATCAGGGACATCGCGGCGATGCCTTCGAGCGCAACCGGCATTTCCCTTTTGACCCCAAGGAACTCGATGCGGTAGTTCTTTCGCACGCTCACATCGACCACAGCGGGAATCTTCCCAACCTGGTGAAACAGGGCTACGAAGGAAATATCTATGCCACGGATGCCACACGTGACCTGTGCAGCGTAATGCTGCCGGACTCGGCGCACATCCAGGAAAGTGATGTGCAGTGGCTCAATAAGAAGCGCGCGAAACAGGGACTGCCGCTGTTGGAACCCGCCTACAACCGCATGGACGCGGAGAAGTGCCTGCGGCAGTTCGTGACGCTCAACTACAACCGCCCCATGCTGGTGGCAGATGGGGTGAAGTTCACCTTCATTGATGCCGGGCACATCCTCGGCGCGGCACAGGTGATTCTGGACATCGATGACCGCGAGACCGGAAAGAAATCACGACTGCTCTTCTCCGGTGATGTAGGCCGCCCCAAGAGTGACCTGCTCAATCCCCCAGAGCCGAGCGAAGGCATCGACTACGTGATCATGGAAAGCACCTATGGCGGGCGCGAGCATGAGCTGGAGAATGCCAGCGACGATCACCTCTGCGAGATCATCAACGCCACGCTCGAACGCAACGGCAAGATCCTCATCCCCTCCTTCGCGGTGGAACGCACCCAGCAGCTGCTGTATTCGCTCAACAAACTGCGCGACAGCAACTGCTTCCCACCCATCCCCATCTTCGTGGACAGCCCTCTTGCCGTCAGCGCCACGGAGATTTTCCGACTGCATCCGGAATGCTTCAATCAAGAGGTGTATCAGTTCCTGTTTGAAAAGCGGAACCCGTTTGGCTTTGAGGGCTTGCGTTTCATTCGTGAGGCGAACGAGTCGCGCCAGCTCAATGACCTGAAGGAGCCAGCCATCATCATCGCGGCGAGCGGCATGTGCGAAAGCGGACGCATCCTGCACCACCTGCGGAACCATGTGGGCGAGGCCACCACCACCGTCCTCTTCGTGGGGTACTGTGCCGAGCACACCCTGGGATGGAAGCTGCGCAACGGCGCACGCAAGGTGAACATCCTCGGCGATGAATTTGTGGTGAACGCACGCATCGAAATCCTGGACTCCTACTCAGGCCACGCAGACCACAGTAAACTGCTGGACTGGTTCTCACGTGTGGGCGGATCGAAAAAGGAAGTCTTCCTCGTCCATGGTGAGCCTGAGCGCAGCGAAGCCTTCCGCGCGGCTCTGGCGCCGAAGCACACCTCCGGCAAGGTGCGTGTCGCAAAGCTGCATGAATCCGTGACTCTCTGA